The region CCGAATATCAACCGaacatcaacacaatatcaacaaaatGTCAACACAATATCGATACAATAGTTTAAcattattattatgtttttcaGCAAtgatcaacaaaatatcaaccgaaatcaatataaaatcaacaatgttacattataacaatttaacatcgttatttattttttcaccaATACTAAAATTAACACAATATCATGTTGCtgactaatttaaatttagaagtTACATAATAGTAATCACATGTAGTACAAGTATATAAagaactaatttaaaaatagaaattacatTGTGGCTCTAGTTTAAATTCCAAAACTAAAAATGAAAGCAAAAATGTGATATTGTTGCAATGCTCCTCAAGCTAGAGAAGTTAACAGTCCCACACACACATTTTACTAATAAGCCTAACACCTCTTTTTCTTAATCGCTTATGTTTGTCTAATCTAATTTGAACGGACATCATAACTACATGCAATACGCGGTTTATGCAAattgtaataattaaaaattgtcGCTTGcaaattattatttcaattgtTAATGAGTGCTCTGAAATTCACCATTTTTGCTATGAAAATGTCCACCAACAACATGATCggaaagtgaaaattatttaagGAACAAAAATAACTAgctgaattttattttgaaactaataaaaacaattaacaatCAAAAGCAACAATATCAATATAACTACCTCAGCACGGTAATTAGGATATGCATTCACTTTTTCGGGCACGATTTTTGAATGTATTAAATGGAGGTCCCTTCTCTAATGCACTAAACAGAACCCACATTGTTCTTATCCCCAAAATCAAAAATCCAGAATCTATGAAAGACTATAGACCAATTAGTTTATGTAACGTCCTTTACAAAATTGTGTCTAAGGTTATAACTAATAGGTTTAAGTCTGTACTATCTCACTTGATATCTAAGTACCAAAGTGCTTTCTTTCCAGGTAGACTCATAACAGATAATATCCTCGTTGCATTCGAATGTTTCCACTATATGCACaggaaaacaaaaaataaaacaggTTTTATGGCAATGAAACTAGACATGAGTAAAGCTTATGATAGGATCGAGTGGGTGTTTGTAGAAGCtgttctaaaaaaataaaattccatCCAGCTTTGGTTGCCTTAGTTATGCAATGTGTCACctctgtttctttttaggtGATGATTAACGATGCCCCAAAAGATTTATTTTATCCTAAAAGAGGCCTTCGTCAAGGAGACCCTCTTTCGCCTTTTTTGTTTATCCTTTGTGCAGAGgctttttcatatttgataacAAATGCTGCGAATGATGGAAAAATCCATGGTGTGCGAGTTGCAAGAAACGCTCATATGATATCGCACTTGTTTTTCGCCGACGACTCTATCATATTCGCAAGGGCTGATGAGAGGGAAGGAGAAAAAATCAAAGCTGTCATTAAATGTTAAGAAGAGGCATCGGCTTAAGAGATAAATTTTGACAAAACCGCTATCTCGTTTAGTCGGAATGTGCATAGGGAGAGGAGGGGAATCATTGCTGAAAATCTGGGTGTGAGGGAAATTGTTCATCATGATCGTTATCTTGGGCTTCCTACTTTTGTGGGTAGATCGAAGAAAGAGATTTTCAATATCCTTTTTGAATGGGTGTGGAAAGAACTTAGCGGTTGGAAAGAAAAGCAACTCTCAAAGGCGGCTAAAGAAGTCCTTCTTAAAAGATAGTTCAAGCGATTCCCACTTACACCATGGGGTGTGTTTTAATTACCGATTGCGGTGTGTAATGAGATGCAATGTTTAATGTCAAGTTTCTGGTGGAAGCACGGTGGTAGCGGTAGAGGAATGCATTGGGTTGGTTGGGAAAAATTGTGTAGAAGAAAGGAATGTGGAGGTTTGGGTTTCCGTAACATCGAAAGCTTTAATAAAGCTATGTTGGCAAAACAAGGGTAGAGATTGATACGTGATAGCAGCTCACTTGCTGCCCGAGCGTTAAAAGCTAGATACTTTCCGCGAACTTCTTTCCTTGAAACAAAAATAGCACCCAGGGCAAGCTTCACCTGGTGTAGCATTGCTAGCGCGATTCCGTTGTTGACTGGATTGAGATGGAAATTGAGCAATGGAAATACTGTCAAAGTATTCAAAGATCCATGGGTTAATAGG is a window of Mercurialis annua linkage group LG2, ddMerAnnu1.2, whole genome shotgun sequence DNA encoding:
- the LOC126668312 gene encoding uncharacterized protein LOC126668312, with product MHSLFRARFLNVLNGGPFSNALNRTHIVLIPKIKNPESMKDYRPISLCRLITDNILVAFECFHYMHRKTKNKTGFMAMKLDMSKAYDRIEWVFVEAVMINDAPKDLFYPKRGLRQGDPLSPFLFILCAEAFSYLITNAANDGKIHGVRVARNAHMISHLERRGIIAENLGVREIVHHDRYLGLPTFVGRSKKEIFNILFEWVWKELSGWKEKQLSKAAKEHGGSGRGMHWVGWEKLCRRKECGGLGFRNIESFNKAMLAKQGIASAIPLLTGLRWKLSNGNTVKVFKDPWVNREGMFRAYPSNENNEQLIDAVCRDFDAKAIKEMRWRRFDHDDRPIWNYSENDLFSVRSAYCNDMDTN